The Spirosoma foliorum genome has a window encoding:
- a CDS encoding DUF1735 domain-containing protein, whose protein sequence is MNKLFNIIVAVSLAVGLTSCLKDDEHFVDFASAGYVAEIPYVANRSILKTVAVPATSTSLVAPVDINIASPNPPSQDVPVTVAIDQAALTAYNTANKTSYTIPPAAAFQLTNPMVTVTAGQRIATVNVNFVGTQVPATGGPYAIPLSITTVPSNVVISANYHTQILVISLTK, encoded by the coding sequence ATGAACAAGTTATTCAATATTATCGTGGCCGTAAGTTTAGCAGTTGGGCTGACTTCATGCCTTAAAGACGACGAACATTTCGTTGATTTTGCCAGTGCTGGCTATGTAGCGGAGATTCCTTACGTGGCCAACCGAAGCATTTTAAAAACGGTAGCGGTACCAGCTACCAGTACCTCGCTCGTGGCTCCCGTCGACATCAATATTGCGTCGCCTAATCCGCCATCGCAGGATGTTCCGGTTACGGTAGCTATCGATCAGGCGGCTTTGACGGCCTATAACACGGCGAACAAAACATCCTATACGATTCCGCCCGCGGCAGCTTTTCAGTTAACCAATCCGATGGTAACTGTAACGGCAGGTCAACGCATTGCGACGGTAAATGTAAATTTTGTCGGTACACAGGTGCCCGCTACTGGTGGCCCTTATGCAATACCGCTTAGCATCACAACCGTGCCAAGCAACGTCGTCATCAGTGCGAACTACCATACGCAAATTTTGGTCATTTCACTGACAAAGTAA